From one Candidatus Hydrogenedentota bacterium genomic stretch:
- a CDS encoding DUF4838 domain-containing protein produces the protein MKTLLAVLLGVCAAWSPAFGQTPVYKGEPSGQCFREWLLCGPFPSLVGGDTDAGAVRRSGMYTDFLAAHGGEAEAKPAPDQVETGPDGSRTWTRHDAPEDIVDLVAALSPDANIVAYAYCEFEAETVQPAVLSLGANDGCRVWLNGEEIWDKPGPRGLKAGADMIGVALKQGRNRLLIKIDQYGNRWEFVCRLLPATDPAAMARLDLFGVTSDATGAPVLRMKRSRDLIGSLIQDATLDCWDMQAPEKIVWSGGWNRKEEMTLPVATASYREYMLRIKAAMAGGIERIMEIPFTVGKRIEQVLFADGKTDYAIVIPMDASEGVRWAADELRHWIKEVGGADLPIVAGNASTPEKAIAIGAHTSGDMSDEAFVYVNDGPNIRIDGGGARGAMYGVMSFLERELGVRFYTPKVTVAPKRDRYAFYCLNHAEKPGVRVRNDFYFEAFDPVWAAHNRINGAMTWREQPGGLEAYWSVHTFYPLMPPKEFFESHPEYYSLLNGRRTAENAQLCLTNPDVLRIVTERIRQVMREKPEYLIYDVSQNDWGNPCECDKCQAIVDAEGSQSGPIIWFVNQVADNIREEFPNKFIGTLAYSYTRKPPKTLKPRENVVVRFCSIECCFAHPFTECPENKTFVEDMNGWAAIAPHIYIWDYVVNFSHYVMPFPNFRVLQPNIQFFRDHKSIGIMEQAAYQSRGGEFAELRAYVLAKLLWNPECDVEEAVNDFMHGYYGRAGQYVRAYFDLLHGRLTPDTHIHLGLQADDVLFSDEFVIQAERLFDKAESVADREDIRQRVEMARLPIMYLKCKRSPALAKADGTYARFCGIVEREGVTHFAEAGAPHVKAFHEEIEAAE, from the coding sequence ATGAAAACATTGCTTGCCGTCCTGCTGGGCGTATGCGCCGCATGGTCTCCGGCTTTTGGCCAAACGCCCGTATACAAGGGCGAGCCTTCGGGACAATGCTTTCGCGAATGGCTGTTGTGCGGTCCCTTTCCTTCGCTGGTGGGCGGCGACACGGACGCGGGAGCGGTCCGCCGTTCGGGCATGTACACCGATTTTCTGGCAGCGCACGGCGGCGAGGCAGAGGCCAAGCCGGCTCCGGACCAAGTTGAAACAGGCCCGGACGGTTCGCGCACATGGACGCGGCATGATGCGCCAGAGGACATTGTGGATCTCGTGGCGGCATTGTCGCCCGATGCAAACATCGTCGCCTATGCCTATTGTGAGTTCGAGGCGGAAACGGTCCAGCCGGCCGTGCTGTCGCTTGGCGCCAACGACGGTTGCCGCGTCTGGCTGAACGGCGAGGAGATATGGGACAAGCCGGGGCCGCGCGGACTCAAGGCCGGCGCGGACATGATTGGCGTCGCCCTCAAACAGGGCCGGAACCGGCTTCTGATCAAGATCGATCAATACGGCAACCGCTGGGAATTTGTCTGCCGGTTGCTGCCCGCGACGGATCCGGCGGCGATGGCTCGACTCGATCTGTTCGGCGTCACCTCCGATGCGACGGGCGCACCGGTCCTACGCATGAAACGTTCGCGGGATCTAATCGGTTCGCTCATTCAGGATGCAACGCTCGATTGTTGGGACATGCAGGCGCCCGAAAAAATCGTGTGGAGCGGCGGCTGGAACCGCAAGGAAGAGATGACGTTGCCTGTCGCAACGGCGTCCTACCGCGAGTACATGCTGCGAATCAAGGCCGCCATGGCGGGAGGCATCGAACGGATCATGGAAATTCCTTTTACCGTGGGCAAGCGGATCGAACAGGTATTGTTCGCCGATGGCAAGACGGACTACGCCATCGTCATCCCGATGGATGCTTCCGAAGGGGTACGATGGGCCGCCGATGAACTTCGGCATTGGATCAAGGAAGTGGGCGGCGCCGATCTCCCCATCGTCGCCGGCAACGCGTCCACGCCGGAAAAGGCCATCGCCATCGGCGCCCACACGTCCGGCGACATGTCCGACGAGGCATTTGTCTATGTCAACGACGGACCGAATATCCGCATTGACGGCGGCGGGGCGCGCGGCGCGATGTATGGCGTCATGTCGTTCCTGGAACGGGAACTGGGCGTGCGCTTCTACACACCGAAAGTAACCGTTGCGCCGAAACGGGATCGTTACGCCTTCTATTGTCTGAACCATGCCGAAAAACCCGGCGTGCGCGTGCGCAACGATTTCTATTTCGAGGCCTTCGATCCGGTATGGGCCGCGCACAACCGCATCAACGGCGCCATGACGTGGCGTGAACAGCCCGGCGGCCTCGAAGCCTATTGGTCGGTCCACACGTTCTACCCACTCATGCCGCCGAAGGAATTCTTCGAGTCGCACCCCGAATACTACAGCCTTCTGAACGGCCGGCGAACGGCCGAAAACGCCCAACTCTGCCTGACGAATCCAGACGTGCTGCGCATTGTGACCGAGCGGATCAGGCAGGTCATGCGGGAAAAACCGGAGTATCTCATTTACGACGTCTCGCAAAACGACTGGGGCAACCCCTGCGAATGCGACAAGTGCCAGGCCATCGTGGACGCGGAAGGCAGCCAGTCCGGCCCCATCATCTGGTTCGTCAACCAGGTGGCCGACAACATCAGGGAGGAATTTCCAAACAAGTTCATCGGCACCCTTGCCTACAGCTACACGCGCAAGCCGCCCAAGACCCTCAAGCCGCGCGAGAACGTCGTGGTGCGGTTTTGCAGCATCGAATGCTGTTTCGCGCATCCCTTTACGGAATGCCCGGAAAACAAAACATTCGTCGAAGACATGAACGGCTGGGCCGCCATCGCGCCGCACATTTACATCTGGGACTATGTCGTCAACTTCAGCCACTACGTCATGCCGTTCCCCAATTTCCGCGTGCTTCAGCCGAATATCCAATTTTTCCGCGACCACAAGTCCATCGGGATCATGGAACAGGCCGCGTACCAGAGCCGCGGCGGCGAGTTCGCGGAGTTGCGCGCCTATGTGCTTGCGAAACTGTTGTGGAATCCCGAATGCGATGTCGAAGAGGCCGTCAACGATTTCATGCACGGATACTACGGACGCGCGGGGCAATACGTCCGGGCGTATTTCGATCTGCTGCACGGACGCCTCACGCCGGATACGCACATCCATTTGGGACTGCAGGCCGACGATGTGCTCTTTTCGGATGAATTCGTGATACAGGCGGAGCGGTTGTTTGACAAGGCGGAATCGGTCGCCGACCGCGAAGACATACGGCAGCGGGTCGAAATGGCGCGCTTGCCGATCATGTATCTCAAATGCAAGCGCAGCCCCGCGCTGGCCAAGGCGGACGGGACCTACGCGCGTTTTTGCGGGATTGTCGAACGCGAGGGCGTCACGCATTTTGCCGAAGCCGGCGCGCCGCATGTGAAGGCATTCCACGAGGAAATCGAGGCGGCGGAATAG
- a CDS encoding amidohydrolase family protein, producing the protein MSLGDLLVNGEPIRFIDMHGHLGPFNGIYLPDAMIDRMIAGMDRMGMECLVLSPHSALAGDTREGNREMLDAVQRFPGRIYGYCTINPNFPADMASEMDAYLGRPGVAGIKIHPAMHACPVTDDRYTPMWERAHAERLLVLSHTWGNDGGCGASDMRKIAERYPDVRLLLGHSCYGAWREAIALAAEFPNVYLELTAAYHVYGLIEWMCRDAGSKKVLFGSDYPWFDPMAPVGCVAFARITQDEMQDILYDNARRLLDEQLK; encoded by the coding sequence GTGAGCCTCGGGGATCTTCTGGTAAACGGCGAACCGATCCGGTTCATTGACATGCACGGGCATCTTGGCCCCTTCAACGGCATCTATCTGCCCGACGCCATGATCGATCGCATGATTGCCGGCATGGATCGCATGGGCATGGAGTGTCTCGTTCTTTCGCCGCACAGCGCGCTGGCCGGCGACACCCGCGAGGGTAACCGCGAAATGCTCGACGCCGTTCAGCGGTTTCCCGGTCGCATTTACGGGTACTGCACGATAAATCCCAATTTTCCGGCCGACATGGCATCCGAAATGGACGCGTATCTTGGCCGGCCTGGGGTGGCGGGCATCAAGATTCACCCGGCCATGCATGCGTGTCCCGTTACCGACGACCGTTACACGCCCATGTGGGAACGCGCCCATGCCGAACGCCTCTTGGTCCTGTCGCATACGTGGGGAAACGACGGCGGCTGCGGCGCAAGCGACATGCGAAAGATTGCCGAGCGGTATCCGGACGTTCGGTTGCTTCTGGGACATTCCTGTTACGGGGCGTGGCGCGAAGCCATCGCGCTGGCCGCCGAATTTCCAAACGTCTATCTTGAACTTACCGCCGCCTATCATGTTTATGGGCTGATCGAATGGATGTGCCGCGACGCGGGATCGAAAAAGGTCCTTTTCGGCAGCGATTATCCATGGTTCGATCCGATGGCGCCCGTCGGTTGCGTGGCTTTTGCCCGCATCACGCAAGACGAAATGCAGGACATCCTTTACGACAATGCGCGCCGTCTGCTCGACGAGCAATTGAAATAG
- a CDS encoding PBP1A family penicillin-binding protein: protein MFVLFFLFVGAGWGAALAGLAWLLQDSKKTIETLETYIPEANSRVYDAKGEILGELTSGKEHRQLVGLNQVPLYMQKAIVATEDNTFYEHRGVSLFAFLNIVRYKLTTGRTRGASTITMQVARLVEPLEVGRERTTARKLREVLTSLRIEQQFTKDEILELYLNLTFFGGRASGVQAAAQQYFARDCWDLTLGECAMLASLPRSPNTINPFKNMASARQHRDIVLGQMLENRFISQEEYDAAIREDLDEQVITPEERKQLAAEGKGLWQANKFKAPYFVEEVRQRLLTEEGKSDVFGEGLEIHTTLDMRLQRAAEEILLKALDAFDEKKRAALKRAGQEDDFVPVSGALVCIDNRPGCQGYVRAMVGGRDFDKEKYNTATQARRQPGSSIKPFVWTVAIMNGMTPSSIMVDEPFVRTDPWGNTWAPKNFDGEFQGPVTLRTALQKSINVISAKLTERFTMPAVRSVLQRAGIRTPIENAVGLTIALGSTEVTVLDHCVAYSTLANGGVRYDPVLITEVKNRDGLTLYDGRRRATREQVIDPNVAYVMVHMMKGVCQFGTGANTQAQWEKAEPGRPRAGKTGTSNRSRNAWFCGFTTDYTCVVWIGYRDNRSLGEGKEFTGGRLANPVWTDFMIVAEEGLPARDFEKPNGVVFYNVDRNTGLAGGTFQEAFVRGTQPPQEMIIPDDRPGLGQTDTRLLELF from the coding sequence TTGTTTGTTTTGTTTTTCCTGTTCGTGGGCGCGGGGTGGGGCGCGGCCTTGGCCGGACTTGCCTGGCTGCTGCAAGACAGCAAGAAGACCATCGAAACGCTGGAAACGTACATTCCGGAGGCCAACAGTCGTGTTTACGACGCCAAGGGCGAGATCCTGGGCGAACTTACATCGGGCAAGGAGCACCGGCAACTGGTCGGATTGAACCAGGTGCCGCTGTACATGCAAAAGGCGATTGTCGCAACGGAAGACAACACGTTTTACGAGCATCGCGGCGTGAGCCTATTCGCCTTTCTGAATATCGTCCGGTACAAATTGACGACCGGACGCACACGCGGCGCCAGCACGATCACGATGCAGGTGGCGCGGTTGGTCGAACCGCTCGAGGTTGGACGCGAGCGCACGACCGCGCGCAAACTCCGGGAAGTGCTGACCTCGCTGCGGATTGAACAACAGTTTACCAAGGACGAAATCCTCGAACTGTATCTGAACCTGACGTTCTTTGGCGGGCGCGCCAGCGGCGTGCAGGCGGCGGCGCAACAGTATTTTGCCCGGGACTGCTGGGACCTTACGCTGGGAGAGTGCGCCATGCTGGCAAGCCTTCCCCGTTCGCCCAACACGATCAACCCCTTCAAAAACATGGCCAGCGCGCGCCAGCATCGGGACATTGTTCTGGGACAGATGTTGGAAAACCGGTTCATTTCGCAGGAAGAATACGACGCGGCCATCCGCGAGGATCTCGACGAGCAGGTCATAACCCCCGAAGAGCGCAAACAACTGGCCGCGGAAGGAAAAGGTCTTTGGCAGGCCAACAAATTCAAGGCCCCGTATTTTGTCGAGGAAGTCCGTCAACGGCTTCTGACGGAAGAGGGCAAGAGCGACGTGTTCGGCGAGGGTCTCGAAATTCATACGACCCTCGATATGCGGCTGCAACGCGCCGCCGAGGAGATTTTGCTGAAAGCGCTGGATGCGTTCGACGAGAAAAAACGCGCCGCGCTCAAGCGGGCCGGGCAGGAAGACGATTTTGTGCCGGTGTCCGGCGCGCTGGTTTGCATTGACAATCGTCCCGGCTGCCAGGGGTATGTTCGGGCCATGGTCGGCGGGCGCGATTTCGACAAGGAAAAATACAACACGGCGACACAGGCGCGGCGTCAGCCGGGTTCGAGTATCAAACCGTTCGTGTGGACGGTTGCCATCATGAACGGCATGACTCCGTCGAGCATTATGGTGGATGAACCGTTCGTGCGCACGGATCCTTGGGGCAACACATGGGCCCCCAAAAACTTCGACGGGGAATTTCAAGGGCCGGTGACACTCCGCACCGCGCTGCAGAAATCCATCAACGTCATATCGGCGAAACTGACCGAGCGATTCACCATGCCGGCCGTCCGATCGGTCTTGCAACGGGCCGGCATTCGAACACCCATCGAAAACGCGGTCGGATTGACCATTGCCTTGGGATCGACGGAGGTCACGGTGCTGGATCATTGCGTGGCGTATTCGACCCTGGCCAACGGCGGCGTGCGATATGATCCCGTTTTGATCACCGAGGTCAAGAATCGCGACGGCCTCACGTTGTACGACGGCCGCCGCCGCGCCACTCGGGAACAGGTCATCGATCCGAATGTCGCCTATGTGATGGTTCACATGATGAAGGGGGTGTGCCAGTTCGGGACCGGCGCCAATACCCAAGCCCAGTGGGAAAAGGCGGAACCGGGGCGTCCACGTGCAGGCAAGACGGGCACCAGCAACCGAAGCCGGAACGCATGGTTTTGCGGGTTCACCACGGATTACACGTGCGTGGTATGGATTGGTTATCGCGACAATCGTTCGTTGGGCGAGGGCAAGGAATTTACCGGTGGCCGCCTTGCGAATCCGGTCTGGACCGATTTCATGATTGTGGCCGAGGAAGGGCTGCCGGCGAGGGATTTTGAAAAACCCAACGGCGTTGTGTTCTATAATGTGGACAGGAACACGGGATTGGCCGGCGGCACATTTCAGGAAGCGTTCGTGCGAGGAACCCAGCCGCCGCAGGAAATGATCATTCCCGACGATCGCCCGGGTTTAGGGCAGACGGATACGAGGCTCCTTGAATTGTTTTGA
- a CDS encoding DUF434 domain-containing protein gives MPHRQQHRGKHPEDNKLFADDCLPVLREAVADLSLFLSKGYPPDPSLALVGDHFQLDIRQRRAVGRAACSDEAIERRKAHRVPVETLKGSRVIIDGYNFLIMIESLLGGGILIRGRDGCVRDLASIHGSYRYVEETVPAIDLAGRVLRLFGVGHAEWLLDAPVSNSGRLKSLLLDQAAERGWAWDARLSRNVDAVLAQSREIVVTSDGWILDRAQRWVNLADHLVERLKQPVRILNLA, from the coding sequence ATGCCACATCGCCAGCAACACCGCGGAAAACACCCGGAGGACAACAAACTCTTTGCGGATGACTGCCTGCCCGTGCTTCGCGAGGCCGTCGCGGATCTTTCACTGTTTTTAAGCAAGGGCTATCCTCCCGACCCCTCCCTTGCGCTCGTGGGCGATCATTTCCAACTGGATATCCGTCAACGGCGGGCCGTGGGGCGCGCGGCCTGTTCGGACGAGGCCATCGAACGCCGGAAAGCGCACCGTGTGCCGGTTGAAACGCTCAAAGGCTCGCGGGTGATCATTGACGGCTATAATTTTCTCATCATGATCGAAAGCCTGTTGGGCGGCGGCATTTTGATCCGCGGACGCGACGGCTGCGTGCGCGATCTGGCCAGCATACATGGGTCGTATCGTTACGTCGAGGAGACCGTGCCGGCCATTGATTTGGCGGGCCGTGTGTTGCGCTTGTTCGGTGTGGGCCATGCGGAATGGCTTTTGGATGCGCCCGTGTCGAACAGTGGCCGGCTCAAGTCCCTTCTGTTGGATCAGGCGGCCGAACGGGGCTGGGCGTGGGATGCCCGCCTGTCCCGCAATGTGGATGCCGTGCTTGCCCAAAGCCGGGAAATCGTTGTGACGTCCGACGGCTGGATCCTGGATCGCGCCCAGCGATGGGTCAATCTGGCCGATCACCTGGTCGAAAGACTCAAACAACCTGTTCGCATTCTGAATTTGGCCTGA